A stretch of Vigna angularis cultivar LongXiaoDou No.4 chromosome 4, ASM1680809v1, whole genome shotgun sequence DNA encodes these proteins:
- the LOC108331979 gene encoding methylthioribose-1-phosphate isomerase isoform X2, producing the protein MVVRGAPAIAIAAALSLAVEVFNLDGFNGSAGEAVSFLQNKLEYLVSSRPTAVNISDAAGKLKEVVSNAAATTSEGRSVFQAFIEAAEVMLGDDVASNRAIGSYGASCIQQQTGKQKLSVLTHCNAGSLATAGYGTALGVICALHSAGVLERAYCTETRPFNQGSRLTAYELVHEKIPATLIADSAAAALMKAGSVDAVVVGADRVASNGDTANKIGTYSVALSAKFHNVPFYVAAPLTSVDLSLSSGQEIVIEERSPKELLNARGGLGEQVAASGISVWNPAFDVTPASLISGIITEKGVITKTSADDAFDIKAFVQKTG; encoded by the exons ATGGTGGTCCGAGGAGCACCTGCTATTGCGATTGCAGCGGCACTCTCTTTGGCTGTGGAGGTGTTCAATTTAGACGGTTTCAATGGGTCAGCTGGTGAAGCTGTTTCCTTCCTGCagaataaattagaatatcTTGTCTCAAG TCGGCCAACTGCAGTGAATATATCGGATGCTGCGGGAAAACTCAAAGAAGTCGTATCAAATGCTGCTGCTACCACTTCAGAGGGCAGGAGTGTTTTCCAG GCATTTATAGAAGCTGCTGAAGTTATGCTTGGGGATGATGTTGCCTCAAATCGAGCTATTGGCTCTTACGGAGCTAGCTGTATTCAGCAACAAACTGGGAAACAAAAGCTTTCTGTTTTGACGCATTGCAATGCTGGAAG TCTAGCCACAGCTGGATATGGTACTGCTTTGGGTGTGATCTGTGCACTTCACAGTGCAGGAGTTCTAGAAAGGGCTTATTGCACTGAAACACGCCCGTTTAATCAA GGATCTAGACTTACTGCCTATGAGTTGGTGCATGAAAAAATACCAGCAACTCTTATTGCTGATTCTGCTGCAGCTGCACTAATGAAAGCAGGAAGTGTGGATGCTGTTGTTGTTGGGGCTGATCGTGTTGCATCAAATG GTGACACAGCCAACAAAATTGGAACCTACAGTGTTGCCTTGTCCGCAAAGTTTCATAATGTACCTTTTTATGTGGCTGCCCCCCTCACCTCCGTTGATCTATCACTTTCTTCTGGACAAGAAATTGTAATTGAGGAGAGGTCTCCCAAGGAATTGTTGAACGCACGTGGAGGACTTGGAGAGCAGGTTGCTGCATCGGGAATTTCTGTGTGGAACCCAGCTTTCGATGTTACTCCTGCTAGTCTAATATCTGGGATCATCACGGAGAAG GGTGTCATTACGAAGACTTCTGCTGATGATGCATTCGACATCAAAGCTTTCGTACAGAAAACTGGTTAA
- the LOC128196331 gene encoding ATP-dependent DNA helicase Q-like 3 isoform X2 — MQKKSTLPLSDANANRKRKEVRSKETLVKLLRWHFGYPDFRGMQLDAIQSVLSGKDCFCLMPTGGGKSMCYQIPALAKPGIVLVVSPLIGYYCDV, encoded by the exons ATGCAGAAGAAGTCGACATTGCCACTGAGCGACGCGAATGCGAACAGAAAGAGGAAGGAAGTGCGCAGCAAGGAAACATTGGTGAAGCTTCTAAGATGGCATTTTGGGTACCCTGATTTTAGGGGCATGCAATTGGACGCTATTCAGTCGGTGCTTTCAG GAAAGGATTGTTTTTGTCTTATGCCAACTGGGGGAGGCAAGTCAATGTGTTATCAGATCCCTGCATTGGCAAAACCAGGAATTGTGCTCGTTGTATCTCCTTTAATAG GATACTACTGTGATGTCTGA
- the LOC108331076 gene encoding protein STRICTOSIDINE SYNTHASE-LIKE 4, translated as MGSLVRVCSSFILAVLVSIAVQILFFSPIDPVLLDLKPSTTTRDNKLQNIIKLGDGHVKEPEDLCVDKEGTMYTATRDGWIKRMLRNGNWENWKHIGGDTLIGVTESKEGGIIVCDSARGLLRVREDGISVLTSQANDGSKIRFADDAIEDWDGNVYFSIVSTKFDMHHWHLDFLEARPHGQLFKYTAKSNESVLLLDNLAFANGVALSKDQDFLLICETWRYRCLRYWLKGEKKGKTDIFVENLPGAPDNINLAPDGTFWIGLIQLSSERLEFMYNYKITKHLLAASPRLFNFVADLKRRARVVNVGTDGKIIRKFEDGDGKVINFVTSALEFEEHLYLGSLSSNFVGKLPLHGA; from the exons ATGGGTTCCTTAGTAAGAGTCTGTTCAAGCTTCATTCTAGCAGTTTTAGTGTCTATCGCAGTTCAAATCCTTTTCTTCTCACCCATTGATCCAGTTTTGCTTGATCTAAAACCTTCCACAACAACCAGAGACAACAAATTACAG AACATCATTAAACTTGGAGATGGGCATGTGAAGGAACCAGAAGATCTTTGTGTGGATAAAGAAGGGACTATGTATACTGCTACTCGAGATGGTTGGATCAAAAGAATGCTCAGAAATGGAAATTGGGAGAATTGGAAGCATATCGGTGGTGATACCTTGATAGGAGTCACAGAATCTAAAGAAGGTGGTATCATTGTTTGTGACTCTGCCAGG GGTTTGCTGAGGGTTAGAGAAGATGGTATTAGTGTTCTCACTTCACAAGCTAATGATGGTTCTAAAATAAG GTTTGCAGATGATGCAATAGAAGACTGGGATGGGAATGTGTATTTCAGCATTGTGAGTACGAAATTTGATATGCATCATTGGCATCTAGATTTCTTAGAGGCAAGACCTCATGGACAACTTTTCAAGTACACTGCAAAATCCAATGAATCTGTTCTTCTTCTCGATAACCTTGCCTTTGCTAATGGAGTTGCACTCTCCAAGGACCAAGATTTTCTTTTGATCTGTGAAACTTGGAG ATATAGGTGTCTGAGGTATTGGttaaaaggagaaaagaaaggCAAGACAGATATTTTCGTAGAAAACCTTCCTGGTGCACCTGATAATATCAATCTTGCTCCTGATGGAACCTTCTGGATCGGTTTGATTCAG TTGAGTTCTGAAAGGCTGGAGTTTATGTACAACTACAAGATAACGAAGCACCTGCTAGCTGCATCTCCAAGACTGTTTAACTTTGTGGCTGATCTGAAGAGAAGAGCAAGGGTGGTGAATGTGGGAACTGATGGGAAGATAATTAGGAAGTTTGAAGATGGTGATGGGAAGGTGATTAATTTTGTGACTTCAGCTTTGGAGTTTGAGGAGCATCTTTACTTAGGTAGTCTTAGTTCAAACTTTGTTGGAAAATTACCACTGCATGGTGCATAG
- the LOC108331979 gene encoding methylthioribose-1-phosphate isomerase isoform X1, whose translation MAREFNDVAATLQSIRYNRGSLHLLDQRKLPLETTYLEIRDSTDGWNAIQDMVVRGAPAIAIAAALSLAVEVFNLDGFNGSAGEAVSFLQNKLEYLVSSRPTAVNISDAAGKLKEVVSNAAATTSEGRSVFQAFIEAAEVMLGDDVASNRAIGSYGASCIQQQTGKQKLSVLTHCNAGSLATAGYGTALGVICALHSAGVLERAYCTETRPFNQGSRLTAYELVHEKIPATLIADSAAAALMKAGSVDAVVVGADRVASNGDTANKIGTYSVALSAKFHNVPFYVAAPLTSVDLSLSSGQEIVIEERSPKELLNARGGLGEQVAASGISVWNPAFDVTPASLISGIITEKGVITKTSADDAFDIKAFVQKTG comes from the exons ATGGCACGTGAGTTCAACGATGTTGCAGCAACGCTCCAATCCATACGCTACAACCGCGGTTCCCTCCACCTTCTCGACCAG AGAAAGCTCCCTCTGGAGACCACTTACTTGGAAATTCGGGATTCAACAGATGGCTG GAATGCCATTCAGGATATGGTGGTCCGAGGAGCACCTGCTATTGCGATTGCAGCGGCACTCTCTTTGGCTGTGGAGGTGTTCAATTTAGACGGTTTCAATGGGTCAGCTGGTGAAGCTGTTTCCTTCCTGCagaataaattagaatatcTTGTCTCAAG TCGGCCAACTGCAGTGAATATATCGGATGCTGCGGGAAAACTCAAAGAAGTCGTATCAAATGCTGCTGCTACCACTTCAGAGGGCAGGAGTGTTTTCCAG GCATTTATAGAAGCTGCTGAAGTTATGCTTGGGGATGATGTTGCCTCAAATCGAGCTATTGGCTCTTACGGAGCTAGCTGTATTCAGCAACAAACTGGGAAACAAAAGCTTTCTGTTTTGACGCATTGCAATGCTGGAAG TCTAGCCACAGCTGGATATGGTACTGCTTTGGGTGTGATCTGTGCACTTCACAGTGCAGGAGTTCTAGAAAGGGCTTATTGCACTGAAACACGCCCGTTTAATCAA GGATCTAGACTTACTGCCTATGAGTTGGTGCATGAAAAAATACCAGCAACTCTTATTGCTGATTCTGCTGCAGCTGCACTAATGAAAGCAGGAAGTGTGGATGCTGTTGTTGTTGGGGCTGATCGTGTTGCATCAAATG GTGACACAGCCAACAAAATTGGAACCTACAGTGTTGCCTTGTCCGCAAAGTTTCATAATGTACCTTTTTATGTGGCTGCCCCCCTCACCTCCGTTGATCTATCACTTTCTTCTGGACAAGAAATTGTAATTGAGGAGAGGTCTCCCAAGGAATTGTTGAACGCACGTGGAGGACTTGGAGAGCAGGTTGCTGCATCGGGAATTTCTGTGTGGAACCCAGCTTTCGATGTTACTCCTGCTAGTCTAATATCTGGGATCATCACGGAGAAG GGTGTCATTACGAAGACTTCTGCTGATGATGCATTCGACATCAAAGCTTTCGTACAGAAAACTGGTTAA
- the LOC108332000 gene encoding ATP-dependent DNA helicase Q-like 3 — MTLKEKGIAADFLSSTKTADAKVKIHEDLDSGKPSTRLLYVTPELIATPGFMSKLTKIYTRGLLNLIAIDEAHCISSWGHDFRPSYRKLSSLRSHLPDVPILALTATAAPKVQKDVVESLRMQNPLILKSSFNRPNIYYEVRYKDLLDDAFADLSNTLKSLGDVCAIVYCLERSMCDDLSSNLSQSGISCAAYHAGLNNKMRTSVLDDWISSKIKVIVATVAFGYGIDRKDVRIVCHFNIPKSMEAFYQESGRAGRDQLPSRSLLYYGIDDRKRMEFILSKSGSKKSSSSQEESSKISLIAFNQIVEYCEGSGCRRKRILESFGEQVTASLCGKTCDACRHANLVARCLEDLKTVCALRHKNGSSRVFITSSTAATTGEQLSEFWNRGEEASGSEEDISDSEDGNEVINNLTRSKLQSRLGVNEKLAMLQRAEENFYRNNNTYKQNNKGDKNAISDPMRGSSRQRLQNALKQVHQRLDDFKIEVDTSASFLEDECYKKYGKAGKSFYYSQVASTVRWLTTATSSELMNRLCAINASAEAEQSLTPAEQPFKPPPTLDPCAEDTSNEYSGNARSETSPCIVPMESCSFNNTNLPQIPSFSEFLNSRKTKGDQLNDTKKHSRIEKRMRMQ, encoded by the exons ATGACACTGAAAGAGAAAGGGATTGCAGCAGATTTTCTCTCCTCAACAAAAACAGCGGATGCTAAAGTAAAG ATTCACGAGGACCTTGATTCTGGAAAACCTTCTACAAGGCTGCTATATGTGACTCCAGAGTTAATAGCAACACCAGGGTTTATGTCAAAGCTCACAAAGATTTATACTAGGGGGCTGCTAAATCTCATTGCCATAGATGAG GCGCATTGCATCTCAAGTTGGGGTCATGATTTCAG ACCTAGCTACCGTAAGCTTTCATCTTTGAGAAGCCACCTACCAGATGTACCAATATTAGCTTTGACTGCTACTGCTGCGCCAAA GGTTCAGAAGGATGTAGTTGAATCCTTGCGGATGCAAAATCCATTAATACTCAAGTCTTCATTTAATCgtccaaatatatattatgaag TTAGATACAAAGATCTATTGGATGATGCTTTTGCTGATTTATCTAATACACTCAAATCTCTGGGAGATGTCTGTGCAATAGTGTATTGCCTTGAACGTTCAATGTGTGATGACTTATCAAGTAATCTATCCCAAAGTGGTATTTCATGTGCTG CTTATCATGCAGGATTGAATAATAAAATGCGAACTTCGGTGTTAGATGATTGGATTTCTTCTAAGATAAAAGTTATTGTTGCTACTGTGGCTTTTGGGTAT GGCATTGATAGAAAGGATGTCAGAATTGTTTGCCATTTCAATATTCCCAAGTCAATGGAAGCATTCTATCAAGAGTCCGGCCGAGCTGGTCGTGATCAATTGCCATCTAGAAGTCTGTTGTACTATGGGATAGACGATCGCAAAAGAATG GAATTTATATTAAGTAAATCGGGGAGCAAGAAGTCATCTAGTTCACAGGAAGAGTCATCCAAAATATCCCTGATTGCTTTCAATCAG ATAGTTGAATACTGTGAAGGATCTGGATGCCGCAGGAAAAGAATTCTTGAGAGTTTTGGGGAACAG GTAACTGCATCACTGTGTGGAAAAACATGTGATGCCTGCAGACATGCAAACTTAGTTGCTCGATGTTTGGAGGATCTCAAAACTGTTTGTGCTCTGCGTCATAAAAATGGTTCATCTCGAGTTTTTATAACCAG ttCCACTGCCGCAACTACTGGAGAACAGTTATCTGAATTCTGGAATCGGGGAGAGGAAGCAAGTGGATCAGAGGAAGATATATCTGATTCAGAAG ATGGTAATGAGGTTATCAACAACCTAACCAGGTCAAAGCTTCAATCCAGATTGGGAGTAAATGAAAAGCTTGCTATGTTACAACGGGCAGAAGAAAACTTCTATAGAAATAATAACACTTATAAACAG AACAACAAAGGTGACAAGAATGCTATTTCGGATCCAATGCGAGGATCAAGCAGGCAAAGGTTACAAAATGCTCTTAAACAGGTTCACCAACGGCTTGACGACTTCAA GATTGAAGTGGATACGTCAGCATCTTTCCTTGAAGATGAATGCTACAAGAAGTATGGCAAGGCTGGCAAATCATTCTATTATTCGCAAGTGGCAAGTACTGTAAGATGGCTGACGACTGCCACCTCCAGCGAATTGATGAACCGACTTTGTGCAATTAATGCTTCTGCTGAAGCTGAACAGTCCCTTACGCCAGCTGAACAGCCCTTCAAACCGCCACCTACTTTAGATCCTTGTGCAGAAGATACCAGCAATGAATACTCTGGCAATGCTAGATCAGAAACTTCTCCATGTATTGTGCCAATGGAAAGCTGTTCGTTTAATAATACCAACTTGCCACAAATACCATCCTTCTCAGAATTCCTAAATAGTAGGAAAACAAAAGGGGACCAGTTAAATGACACAAAGAAGCATTCAAGAATCGAAAAGAGGATGAGGATGCAGTAA
- the LOC128196331 gene encoding ATP-dependent DNA helicase Q-like 3 isoform X1, whose protein sequence is MQKKSTLPLSDANANRKRKEVRSKETLVKLLRWHFGYPDFRGMQLDAIQSVLSGKDCFCLMPTGGGKSMCYQIPALAKPGIVLVVSPLIGGWLSSCVHVVSLAVLVAAW, encoded by the exons ATGCAGAAGAAGTCGACATTGCCACTGAGCGACGCGAATGCGAACAGAAAGAGGAAGGAAGTGCGCAGCAAGGAAACATTGGTGAAGCTTCTAAGATGGCATTTTGGGTACCCTGATTTTAGGGGCATGCAATTGGACGCTATTCAGTCGGTGCTTTCAG GAAAGGATTGTTTTTGTCTTATGCCAACTGGGGGAGGCAAGTCAATGTGTTATCAGATCCCTGCATTGGCAAAACCAGGAATTGTGCTCGTTGTATCTCCTTTAATAGGTGGATGGCTTTCTTCTTGTGTACATGTTGTGTCTTTAGCTGTGCTTGTTGCTGCTTGGtaa